A region from the uncultured Bacteroides sp. genome encodes:
- a CDS encoding glycosyltransferase: MVTLLNLINLLIFYLLAVSVSYLFIYAIASKFYRRHKYPHTEKYNRFAVLFPAYKEDKVIEQSVISFLQQNYPSDKYEIIVISDQMEDATNELLSQFPIRLLKANYQNSSKAKAMAMAMDATKDEKYDMVIIMDADNTTTPYFLEEINCACNAGLQAIQAHRLAKNTNTDIAILDAVSEEINNSIFRKGHVAMGFSSALIGSGMAFETNWFRRNVKNIHTAGEDKELEALLLKQNIYVDYLDHLYVYDEKTQKKDSMAHQRRRWFAAQLGSLKASLPYFPKAFILGNFDYCDKVLQWMMLPRIILIFLTAIFTLLTSIIHPEMSIKWWSLSFLLLFTLCIVIPTHLYNRQLLRALFQIPALAWIMFINLFKLKGVNKEFIHTEHDHN; the protein is encoded by the coding sequence ATGGTAACTTTACTCAATTTAATCAATCTTTTAATCTTTTATCTGCTGGCTGTATCAGTTAGTTATTTATTCATATACGCCATAGCTTCCAAATTTTATCGACGGCACAAATATCCTCACACAGAAAAATATAATCGATTTGCCGTTTTGTTTCCTGCATATAAGGAAGACAAAGTTATAGAACAATCTGTTATCTCTTTTTTGCAACAAAATTATCCATCTGATAAATATGAAATAATTGTAATTTCCGATCAAATGGAAGATGCTACTAACGAGCTATTAAGCCAATTCCCCATACGCCTACTCAAAGCAAACTACCAAAACAGTTCCAAAGCAAAGGCCATGGCTATGGCTATGGATGCCACAAAGGATGAAAAGTACGATATGGTCATCATTATGGATGCAGATAATACTACAACTCCCTATTTTCTGGAAGAAATAAACTGTGCCTGTAATGCTGGTTTACAGGCCATTCAGGCACACCGTCTTGCCAAAAACACAAACACGGATATCGCTATTCTTGATGCTGTGAGTGAAGAAATCAATAACTCCATCTTTCGTAAAGGCCATGTAGCCATGGGCTTTTCTTCAGCATTAATAGGATCGGGAATGGCTTTCGAAACCAACTGGTTCAGACGGAATGTAAAAAACATCCACACGGCAGGTGAAGACAAAGAACTGGAAGCTTTACTACTCAAACAAAATATATACGTTGATTATCTAGACCATCTATATGTATACGATGAAAAAACGCAAAAGAAAGATTCGATGGCGCATCAACGCAGACGCTGGTTCGCAGCACAATTAGGTTCACTTAAAGCTTCCCTGCCCTATTTTCCTAAAGCTTTTATTTTAGGAAATTTTGATTATTGCGACAAAGTATTACAATGGATGATGCTTCCAAGAATTATACTTATCTTTCTCACCGCCATATTTACACTCCTTACCAGTATTATTCATCCCGAAATGAGTATTAAATGGTGGTCACTTTCCTTTCTTTTACTCTTCACATTATGTATTGTTATACCGACACATTTATATAATCGCCAATTATTAAGAGCCTTGTTTCAAATACCGGCTTTAGCATGGATCATGTTCATTAATTTATTTAAACTGAAAGGTGTAAATAAAGAATTCATTCACACAGAACATGATCATAATTAA
- a CDS encoding O-antigen ligase family protein codes for MIRKDRHHNNLSNIIDYLISKGWIYIVLIFALYQFYLSVITRSIYTSMAFAILPFAIFIFLNISIYVEKAIYALFISQFILLIAAGFFDFPLGIYNLVFSLFIISLLIIYHIYKKPYWKNSYNGMLLLYSIWALFCVLELGNPNNVQAAWNISITHYAFYPILCALLVPMAIKKPKDMEWLFIIWSIFILIVAAKGYWQKNHGFNEHEYYFLYDLGGAKTHLIWSGIRYFSYFPDAANFGVHMAMGTTAFSIAIFYVKNIWLKFYYIIVVAAAIYGMGISGTRAAMAVPFGGLALFIILSKNKSGFIIGTIAMISLFFFFRFTAIGDGNQYIRKMRSAFYAEQDASYQVRMVNREKMKVLMASKPFGYGIGLGGKAERFHPKELMPYPPDSWLVNVWTDTGIVGLSLYLLVNVALFAWCCWILLFKIKDKRLKGLLTAWLCMNAGYFVSAFANDVMQYPNSIVVYVGFALCFAGTHIDKAIEDDKEMSEITVK; via the coding sequence ATGATTCGGAAAGATAGACATCACAATAATTTGTCTAATATCATTGATTATTTAATAAGTAAAGGATGGATTTATATAGTTTTGATCTTTGCATTATATCAATTCTATTTATCAGTTATTACAAGAAGTATATATACGTCAATGGCTTTTGCCATTCTTCCTTTCGCAATCTTCATATTTTTAAATATATCTATTTATGTAGAAAAAGCAATATATGCATTATTCATTTCTCAGTTCATACTTCTGATAGCTGCTGGTTTTTTTGATTTCCCATTAGGAATCTATAACTTAGTATTTTCACTCTTTATAATTTCACTTCTTATCATTTATCATATATACAAAAAGCCATATTGGAAAAACAGCTATAATGGCATGCTCTTATTATATTCAATATGGGCCTTATTTTGTGTATTGGAATTAGGAAATCCCAATAATGTGCAAGCAGCTTGGAATATATCAATCACACATTATGCTTTTTATCCCATTTTATGTGCTCTACTCGTACCTATGGCAATCAAGAAGCCCAAAGATATGGAATGGTTATTTATTATATGGTCTATTTTCATTTTAATTGTGGCCGCCAAAGGATATTGGCAAAAAAATCATGGATTTAATGAGCATGAATACTATTTTTTATACGACTTAGGAGGAGCAAAAACTCACCTTATCTGGTCGGGTATACGTTATTTTTCTTATTTTCCCGATGCAGCTAACTTTGGAGTACACATGGCTATGGGTACCACTGCATTTTCTATAGCTATTTTCTATGTGAAAAACATCTGGTTGAAATTTTATTATATTATAGTTGTCGCTGCTGCTATTTATGGTATGGGCATATCCGGAACACGTGCGGCTATGGCCGTTCCATTTGGGGGATTAGCTCTGTTCATTATATTATCAAAAAACAAGAGCGGGTTTATCATTGGCACAATAGCTATGATCAGCTTATTCTTTTTCTTTCGGTTTACTGCTATTGGAGATGGAAATCAATATATTCGTAAAATGCGTTCCGCATTTTATGCAGAGCAAGATGCATCTTACCAAGTGCGTATGGTTAACCGAGAAAAAATGAAAGTATTAATGGCATCTAAGCCTTTTGGATACGGCATAGGATTAGGTGGCAAAGCAGAACGTTTCCATCCCAAGGAACTTATGCCATATCCTCCCGATTCATGGTTGGTGAATGTATGGACAGATACAGGTATCGTAGGATTAAGTCTGTATTTATTGGTCAATGTCGCATTATTTGCCTGGTGTTGTTGGATTTTATTGTTTAAAATCAAAGATAAGCGGCTCAAAGGTTTATTGACAGCATGGTTATGCATGAATGCTGGTTATTTTGTATCGGCATTTGCTAATGACGTTATGCAATATCCAAATTCTATCGTCGTTTACGTTGGATTTGCTCTTTGCTTTGCCGGTACACATATAGATAAAGCAATTGAAGATGATAAAGAGATGTCAGAAATAACAGTTAAATAA
- a CDS encoding TolC family protein, producing MNKTALSYILATFLICINFQDLLAQEVKVSDYTNLKPDDYINIKLPPLDVLFENAKKGPIYQLATVKELIERKNLAKEKRAVWSFFSLRGSYQYGTFSNDATYSDVVTPVVSTYSTQAQTSYTVGGTVNIPLDVLFDLGARVRRQKLNIQSAKLEREERFEELEREIIQLYVTANAQLNILKLRAEAIILAGAQYEITEKDFSNGTVDSGVLSTEKEKQSQAIENFENSKAELNKSLMTLEIITHTPIIGK from the coding sequence ATGAATAAAACCGCCCTTTCATACATATTAGCTACATTTTTAATTTGCATTAATTTCCAAGACTTACTTGCCCAAGAAGTCAAAGTCAGTGATTATACAAATTTAAAACCTGATGACTATATAAATATAAAACTCCCACCACTCGATGTCTTGTTTGAAAATGCCAAGAAAGGTCCTATTTATCAGCTAGCTACTGTAAAAGAGTTAATAGAACGTAAAAATCTAGCTAAAGAAAAACGTGCAGTGTGGAGCTTTTTTAGCTTAAGAGGTAGTTATCAATACGGTACATTTAGCAATGATGCTACCTATTCAGATGTTGTGACCCCAGTTGTGAGCACTTACTCTACTCAAGCCCAAACGAGTTACACCGTTGGTGGTACTGTAAATATTCCGTTAGATGTATTATTTGATCTTGGTGCACGCGTCAGGCGACAAAAGTTAAATATTCAAAGTGCAAAATTAGAAAGAGAAGAACGTTTTGAAGAATTAGAACGAGAAATCATACAACTTTATGTTACGGCAAACGCTCAATTAAATATTTTGAAATTAAGAGCTGAAGCAATAATTCTTGCTGGTGCACAATATGAAATTACAGAGAAGGATTTTTCAAATGGAACAGTTGATTCAGGAGTCCTTTCCACTGAAAAAGAGAAACAATCACAAGCGATAGAAAATTTCGAAAACAGTAAAGCTGAATTAAATAAGAGTTTAATGACTTTAGAAATAATTACTCATACACCCATTATTGGGAAATAG
- a CDS encoding Wzz/FepE/Etk N-terminal domain-containing protein, with translation MEYLLYILRFLYRIRWWVILGTLVVTLAAFYVTRNINKTYTVETTLYTGVISGYTIESEVGATNLELTSNSMDNLINIIQSESTLKRVSYRLYARNMIHGDLEKDNEYITAASFREIYNRTVNRRDGRALLALIDKTSEEKTLENLLKYERPDKNNFVYGLFYWNHPHYSYGALKKIKITRKGSSDLLDISYSSNDPGVAYNTLDILMKEFVNEYRDIRYGETDKVIDYFRSELARIGHDLRMAEDSLTQYNIEKRVINYTDETKEIAAINKEFELREQDILFAYNSSKVMKQELERQMDSNTKQLLNNISFINKLKEASTLTSRISELESFTTGNPINNKSIEDYQNKLNQTAKELSSISDRYVTGKQTKEGIGKSDIVDQWLTQTLAFEKAKSELDIIKRSRKDLNDKYVFFAPVGSTIKRKERSIDFTEANYLSLLKSYNDALMRKKNLEMTSATLKVLNPPTFPIQPEPDNRRNIVLLAFLGTIAFIIGFFLIIELLDRTLRDKIRTERLTKSELLGAFPGTLRLKYRSYQTVYSLIATKYLSSAILRYFTIHKEGQPYIVNFLSNDAGEGKTHLASLLEAYWKNIGLEVRRITWGENFDINSSEYLLAESIMNLYIRKKEDVLIVEYPNLESNNVPTKLLQEANLNLLILSADRAWRNTDKILFERIKSQMGNVPLCTYLNHANSDVVENYTGMLPPYSYLRRQRYRLLQLGLTAKSSAIKNKQY, from the coding sequence ATGGAATATCTATTATATATTTTACGCTTTCTTTACCGCATACGTTGGTGGGTTATATTAGGCACACTAGTTGTTACTCTTGCTGCGTTTTATGTAACACGCAACATAAACAAAACATACACAGTTGAGACAACTCTGTATACTGGTGTGATATCAGGATATACAATAGAGAGCGAAGTTGGTGCGACAAATTTGGAATTGACAAGTAACTCTATGGATAATCTAATTAACATTATACAATCTGAGAGCACTCTTAAACGAGTTTCCTATAGACTATATGCACGTAACATGATCCATGGTGATCTGGAAAAGGATAATGAATACATTACTGCGGCCAGTTTCAGGGAAATATATAATAGAACAGTTAATCGTAGAGATGGTAGGGCATTACTCGCATTGATTGATAAGACCAGTGAAGAAAAGACATTAGAAAATCTTCTTAAATATGAGCGCCCAGACAAAAATAATTTTGTTTATGGCCTCTTTTATTGGAATCATCCACATTATAGCTATGGGGCATTAAAAAAGATAAAAATAACACGAAAAGGTTCTAGTGACCTATTAGATATAAGTTATTCATCAAATGACCCGGGTGTTGCATACAATACTCTGGATATTTTAATGAAAGAATTTGTAAACGAATACCGAGATATTCGATATGGAGAAACCGATAAGGTTATTGACTATTTTCGCAGCGAATTAGCTCGTATAGGACATGATCTTCGTATGGCAGAAGATTCCTTAACTCAATATAACATAGAAAAACGTGTAATTAACTATACGGATGAGACGAAGGAAATTGCGGCCATAAACAAAGAATTCGAGCTAAGAGAGCAAGACATACTTTTTGCTTATAACAGCTCTAAAGTGATGAAACAGGAATTGGAGAGGCAAATGGACAGCAATACCAAACAGCTATTAAATAACATTTCCTTTATCAACAAATTGAAAGAAGCCTCTACACTTACCAGCAGAATATCTGAACTAGAATCATTTACAACAGGAAATCCTATCAACAACAAATCAATAGAGGACTATCAAAATAAACTAAATCAGACAGCCAAGGAATTATCTAGTATTTCCGACCGATATGTAACGGGCAAGCAAACCAAAGAAGGTATTGGAAAATCGGATATTGTAGATCAATGGCTGACCCAAACTCTAGCATTCGAAAAAGCTAAATCAGAATTAGATATTATAAAACGTAGTAGAAAAGATTTAAATGATAAATATGTTTTTTTTGCTCCGGTAGGTTCTACTATTAAACGAAAAGAAAGAAGCATAGACTTTACAGAGGCCAATTACTTGTCTCTGCTAAAAAGCTACAATGACGCATTAATGCGTAAAAAAAATCTGGAAATGACATCTGCTACTCTTAAAGTTCTCAATCCTCCCACATTCCCAATTCAGCCGGAGCCAGATAACAGAAGAAACATAGTATTGCTGGCTTTTTTGGGAACCATAGCATTCATAATAGGGTTCTTTTTAATAATAGAATTATTAGACCGAACTCTACGAGACAAAATACGCACAGAGCGTCTTACAAAAAGTGAATTACTCGGAGCCTTCCCCGGCACACTTAGATTAAAATATCGTAGTTACCAAACGGTATATAGTTTAATTGCCACTAAATATCTTAGTAGTGCTATTTTACGTTATTTCACCATCCATAAAGAAGGGCAACCATATATTGTAAACTTTCTGAGTAACGATGCAGGCGAAGGAAAAACACACTTGGCGAGCTTATTAGAAGCTTATTGGAAAAACATCGGACTGGAAGTTCGTCGCATCACTTGGGGAGAAAATTTCGATATAAACTCTTCCGAATACTTATTGGCGGAAAGTATTATGAATCTCTATATTCGAAAGAAAGAAGATGTTTTAATTGTAGAATACCCCAATTTAGAGAGTAATAATGTGCCTACAAAATTATTACAGGAAGCTAATTTAAATTTATTAATACTAAGTGCTGATCGCGCATGGAGAAATACCGACAAAATTTTATTTGAAAGAATAAAATCTCAAATGGGAAATGTTCCTTTATGTACATATCTCAATCATGCAAATAGTGATGTGGTGGAAAATTACACAGGCATGTTGCCTCCGTATAGTTATCTAAGAAGGCAACGATATCGCTTATTGCAATTAGGATTAACAGCTAAGTCCTCAGCTATTAAAAACAAACAATACTAA